Proteins encoded together in one Candidatus Nealsonbacteria bacterium window:
- the ftsZ gene encoding cell division protein FtsZ: protein MKKINTKIKVVGIGGAGCNAVSRMAKSEIKGVQLIAINTDDQDLKKIKADIKLKIGRQMTQGLGAGMNPEVGKMAAEEQKEEIKEVLKNSDLIFITCGQGGGTGSGASPVVAEIAKNLGALTIGIVTQPFSFEGLLRKEIAQEGIKNLKEKIDTLIVISNDNLFSALAPDISLLNAFWFCDETLRQAVQGISDLIVLPGIINVDFADIKTILKDSGTAFFGIGQAKGEKRAEEAAKKAIYSPLFNVSPKGAKGILFNVSGGKDLTLTEVEEIAGIFTKEIIPEDKVIFGAVEDKKLTKGEIKVTVIATGF, encoded by the coding sequence ATGAAAAAAATAAATACAAAAATTAAAGTGGTCGGAATCGGAGGAGCGGGCTGTAATGCTGTTTCCCGGATGGCAAAGTCCGAAATTAAAGGAGTTCAATTAATCGCCATTAATACCGATGACCAGGATTTAAAGAAAATTAAAGCCGATATTAAATTAAAAATTGGCCGGCAGATGACCCAGGGTTTGGGGGCCGGAATGAATCCAGAAGTTGGAAAAATGGCAGCCGAGGAACAAAAAGAAGAAATTAAAGAGGTCTTAAAAAATTCAGACCTAATTTTTATTACTTGTGGTCAGGGCGGAGGAACCGGTTCAGGAGCTTCGCCGGTCGTGGCTGAAATCGCCAAAAATTTGGGCGCCCTGACTATTGGAATAGTTACCCAGCCCTTTTCTTTTGAAGGTCTTTTAAGAAAAGAAATCGCCCAAGAAGGGATAAAAAACTTAAAAGAAAAAATTGACACCTTAATTGTTATTTCTAATGATAATCTTTTCTCGGCTTTAGCCCCCGATATTTCTTTATTAAACGCTTTTTGGTTTTGCGATGAAACCTTGCGTCAGGCGGTTCAGGGGATTTCCGATTTGATTGTTTTGCCCGGCATTATTAATGTTGACTTTGCTGACATTAAAACAATTTTAAAAGATTCGGGTACTGCTTTTTTTGGAATCGGCCAAGCCAAAGGAGAAAAGAGAGCCGAGGAGGCGGCTAAAAAAGCGATTTATTCTCCGCTTTTCAATGTTTCTCCAAAAGGGGCTAAAGGAATTTTGTTTAATGTTTCCGGGGGAAAGGATTTAACTTTAACCGAAGTTGAGGAAATTGCCGGCATCTTTACCAAAGAAATTATTCCCGAAGATAAAGTAATTTTTGGAGCAGTTGAGGATAAGAAATTGACCAAAGGTGAGATAAAGGTGACGGTCATTGCCACTGGTTTTTGA
- the ftsA gene encoding cell division protein FtsA — protein sequence MNKEKIITGLDIGTGMIKILSALKKPNQEELEVLSFHQEPSFGVRRGVVVNINKVAEIIVSLIRKVEKETGQKINNVYANIGGSHIFSASSHETIAVSRADQKIFEEDINRILQAAQTFPLSVNKEILDIFPKEFIVDGEKGIKEPIGMKGGRLEAEMLVVGGFSPYIKNLTQAILNSGLQRIDDIVSNPLASARAVLAEQEKELGVVLLDIGAGTTDLAVFEEGTLMGLTIIPIGSTNITYDITVGLKTDIETAERIKLEFGSVQTSSLLKEKIKKKKKNSKKNFDFLSERIKIEGDEPIFFSKKILREIIESRVKEIFREVQKELKKISKTGSLPAGVVLTGGGAKLPKIKDFCKKELKLPCRIGLVQGLFPPQDDSALSSVCGLVLAGADLEKENQIFQGGFMDKIKKILKNFIP from the coding sequence ATGAATAAGGAAAAAATTATTACTGGCTTGGATATCGGAACGGGTATGATAAAAATTCTTTCCGCTCTGAAAAAACCCAATCAAGAAGAATTAGAGGTTTTGAGTTTTCACCAGGAACCCTCTTTCGGGGTAAGGCGAGGGGTCGTTGTTAATATCAACAAGGTGGCGGAAATCATTGTTTCTTTAATCAGGAAAGTTGAAAAAGAAACCGGACAAAAAATAAACAATGTTTATGCCAATATTGGAGGAAGCCATATTTTCTCCGCTTCTTCACACGAAACCATAGCCGTTTCCCGGGCCGACCAGAAAATTTTTGAAGAAGATATAAACAGGATTTTACAAGCCGCTCAAACTTTCCCCCTTTCGGTTAATAAAGAAATTTTGGATATTTTCCCCAAAGAATTTATTGTTGATGGAGAAAAAGGCATTAAAGAACCCATTGGAATGAAAGGAGGAAGGTTAGAGGCAGAGATGTTGGTAGTTGGCGGATTTTCCCCTTACATTAAAAATTTAACTCAGGCGATTTTAAATTCCGGCCTTCAAAGAATTGATGACATTGTTTCTAATCCTTTGGCTTCAGCCAGAGCGGTTCTGGCCGAGCAGGAAAAGGAATTAGGGGTCGTTCTTTTGGATATAGGGGCCGGCACAACGGATTTGGCGGTTTTTGAAGAGGGGACATTAATGGGTTTAACAATTATTCCCATTGGCTCGACCAACATTACTTACGATATTACTGTTGGTTTAAAAACCGATATTGAAACAGCTGAAAGAATAAAGCTTGAATTTGGCAGCGTCCAAACATCTTCTTTGTTAAAGGAGAAAATTAAAAAAAAGAAAAAGAATTCCAAAAAAAATTTTGATTTTCTGTCCGAAAGAATAAAAATTGAGGGCGATGAGCCAATCTTTTTTTCTAAAAAAATTCTTAGAGAAATTATTGAGTCCAGGGTCAAGGAAATTTTTAGAGAAGTTCAAAAAGAATTAAAAAAAATCTCCAAAACAGGGTCTTTGCCGGCCGGAGTGGTTTTAACCGGCGGTGGGGCGAAATTGCCGAAAATCAAGGACTTTTGTAAAAAAGAATTAAAACTGCCCTGCCGGATTGGTTTGGTTCAGGGACTCTTTCCCCCTCAGGACGATTCGGCTCTTTCTTCGGTTTGCGGCTTGGTTTTAGCCGGGGCTGATTTGGAAAAAGAGAATCAAATTTTTCAAGGTGGCTTTATGGATAAAATAAAGAAAATATTAAAAAACTTTATACCCTAA